A single window of Cryptococcus tetragattii IND107 chromosome 4 map unlocalized Ctg04, whole genome shotgun sequence DNA harbors:
- a CDS encoding 60S ribosomal protein uL15 produces the protein MPTRFSNTRKHRGHVSAGHGRIGKHRKHPGGRGLAGGQHHHRTNFDKYHPGYFGKVGMRHYHLLKNHYYRPTINLDKLISLPEAKVDAPEGSVPVIDLVHLGKFKLLGKGRINKPFIVKTRFVSKLAEEKIKEAGGVVKLVA, from the exons ATGCCGACCCGATTCAGCAACACCCGAAAGCACCGAGGTCACGTCTCTGCCGGTCACGGTCGTATCGGCAAGCACAGGAAGCACCCCGGTGGTCGTGGTTTGGCTGGTGGTCAGCACCACCACAGGACCAACTTCGACAAG TACCACCCTGGTTACTTCGGTAAGGTCGGTATGCGTCATtaccatctcctcaagaACCACTACTACCGACCCACCATCAACCTCGACAAG ctcatctctcttcctgaGGCCAAGGTTGATGCTCCCGAAGGTAGCGTCCCCGTTATTGACCTCGTCCACCTCGGCAAGTTCAAGCTT TTGGGCAAGGGCCGAATCAACAAGCctttcatcgtcaagaCTCGATTCGTTTCCAAGTTGgccgaggagaagatcaaggaggCTGGTGGTGTCGTCAAGCTCGTCGCTTAA